The Nostoc sp. PCC 7524 nucleotide sequence CCGCTTTCGTGTGTTTCTATGCGGTGAGTTTCAAACACAAACTCAATGTTGATGATGCCTTAGACACCTATCCTTTGCATGGTGTGGGTGGGACAGTCGGCGCAATTTTAACAGCCTTCTTTGCCACGTCTGAAGTCAACTCAGCCGGGAAGGATGGCGTATTGCGGGGTAACTTTGGGGAATTGGGCGTGGAACTAGCAGCAATTATGATTGCTTATATCATTGCGGCGGCTGGAACTTGGATCATCCTCAAAATTATTGACGCTACCGTAGGGTTAAGAGTCAAAGAAGAAGCCGAATATCAAGGATTGGATATCAACGAACACGGAGAAGAAGGTTATAACTCCGAGTATAGCGATCGCATCAATGTATCCGAATAATCCGGTCAAATAGTGCCATTATCTGACTAGCGATCTAAAATCTGAGTCAAACGTTGCAAGATTGTGCTAGTCGTGACCACTACTGCAAAAACCTTTCCTGTCTGGGCTTTTTTCTTACTGGCAACCAACGGCATACTGATGTTGGCGGTCATCTTGCTGATTTTGCAACAGCAGAGATTGACCGCTTTCTCCGGTAATGCACTACCCCCAGTACCAGCAAGTCAAACCCAAACTGTCAAACCAGAGTTAGGCACTCGCCATCAACTCAATTATCAACAGTGGGTAGACATTCTCAACAAAGAAGCTAAAGTAGTTGCTGAACAGCGTCCCTCAAAATTAAGCATACTAGCAGGGGATTCTTTAAGTTTGTGGTTCCCTGTGGAATTCTTACCTCAAGAAAGAAACTGGCTTAATCAAGCAATTTCTGGCGAAACCAGTAATGGGCTATTAAAAAGATTAAATTTATTTGACAATACCCAGCCAGAGACAATATTTATCATGATTGGCATTAATGACCTGATTCGGGGAGTAAGTGATCAGGTGATTTTAGATAATCAACGGCAAATCATGAATTATCTCAAAAAAGCCCATCCCCAAGCCAAAATATTTGTCCAGTCGATTTTGCCACATGGGGGAAAAGCAGCCACTTGGGAAGGACGAGAAAAATTACTAGCTATTCCTAATAGTCGCATTCAGCAATTAAACCAACAGTTAAAAAGCATAGCTAATCAACAAGGAGTTAAATATCTAGATTTATATTCTTTATTTATTAATCAACAAGGAAATATCCGGGAAGAATTAACTACCGACGGCTTACACCTAAATCCTGCCGGCTACCTAGTTTGGCGCACAGCGTTGCAGATTTATCAGCAGGAATTGGAGACTAGGTAAACGGGTAAAATTTGTAGTTGGTATAAGGCAAAGGCAGGAGAGAAGAAGGTTGTAGCCTAATTTACTTGATTACAAAAATATCCAAGATAGACTCGTTCTACCTCACGGCACAATGATGATGCTACATAGTCTTGCACAAGAGGGAGGTCAAGCCTTTTGAGTATTGATAGCGTTGAGTTGTGATCCTGAAACAGGAGAAACATTAATTTTACCTACTCTCAAATTTCTTGAGAGACAATATTCAACAATGAATGTTTTAAATTCCGAGCATCGTCAAGTGATTATTATCGGTGCTGGTTCAGCTGGATTAACTGCTGCTATTTATACCGCACGAGCTAACCTGAAGCCATTAGTGATTAGAGGATCAGAACCTGGAGGTCAACTGGCAACTACTACAGAGGTAGAAAACTATCCGGGCTTTGTCAATGGGATTCTAGGGCCAGAATTAATGCAGCATTTTGAAGCACAAGCAGCTCGCTTTGGTACAGAATTTCGTTATGGCATGATTACATCCGTAGATTTTTCCCGGCGACCATTTCGCCTCATCTTGGATGATGATCAAGTCTTGCTGGCTGATGCTGTGATTATCGCTACTGGTGCTAGTCCCAAATACCTGGGATTAGAAAACGAAAAAAGGCTTCTGGGTCATGGGGTGTCATCCTGTGCTACCTGCGATGCTGCTTTTTTCCAAGAACAGGAAGTTGCCATTGTGGGTGGTGGGGATACGGCGATAGAAGATGCCATCTTCTTGACGCGGTTTTGTTCTAAAGTTTACGTAATTCACCGACGAAAACAACTGCGAGCTTCTAAAATTTTACAGGAGCGTGCTTTTGCTAAAGAAAAGATCAACTTTATCTGGAATACATCAGTCGAAGATGTTTTGGGAGAAGACGAAGTAGAAGGACTGCTGCTCAAAAATCGAGAAACTGAAGAAACATATATCCTATCGGTAGCAGGTTTATTTATTGCCATAGGTTATCAGCCGAATACAAGAATTTTTCAGGGATACCTAGATATAGATAATAAAGGCTATATCAGTACCCTCCCTGGTTCAACATATACAAATATTGCTGGTGTGTTTGCCAGTGGTGATGCTCAAGACTATGTGTATCGACAAGCCGCAACTGCTGTAGGAACTGGTTGTATGGCAGCTATTGATGCTGAACGTTGGCTAGAGTCACAAAATCAGGTTGCAGTTACCTTCAGCGATAAATGGGGAAAGTTAGGAACTTCCAACTAAAAAAATATCCTATTGCTTTGGTGAGCAGGGGGAGCAGGGGAGGAAGAATCAAGTGAATCATGAGAAAAAATTTCCCGATGTCTCTATCTGGTTAACTAAATTGCGTCTTGGCGCGAGAAAATCATAAGGAGGAGACATTAACAAAATAAACCAAATGGATACAAAAGCTTTTAAACGTTCACTGCAACATTCAGAAAATTACAACCGTAAAGGGTTTGGCCATCAGGCTGAAGTGGCTACCCAATTGCAATCTGAGTATCAAAGTAACTTAATCCAAGAAATTCGCGATCGCAACTACACTCTGCAAAGAGGTGATGTCACTATCCGCTTGGCTCAAGCTTTTGGTTTTTGTTGGGGTGTAGAACGCGCTGTGGCTATGGCTTACGAAACCCGCAAGCACTTCCCCACGGAACGCATCTGGATTACTAACGAAATTATCCATAATCCTTCTGTCAATCACAGAATGCAGGAGATGCAAGTGGGATTCATCCCAGTTGATGGAGGTAAAAAAGATTTTTCTGTGGTTGGCAACAAGGATGTGGTGATATTACCTGCTTTTGGTGCCAGCGTCCAAGAAATGCAGATTCTCAATGATAAGGGCTGTCAAATTGTTGATACTACCTGTCCTTGGGTGTCAAAAGTTTGGAATACTGTCGAAAAGCACAAAAAAGGTGAGTATACCTCAATTATTCACGGTAAATATAAGCATGAAGAAACTATCGCCACCAGTTCTTTCGCTGGTAAATATTTAATTGTTCTTAATTTAAAAGAAGCACAATATGTAGCCGACTACATTTTACATGGTGGCGATCGCGAGGAATTTTTACAAAAGTTTGCCAAAGCTTGTTCAGCAGGATTTGATCCTGATCAGGATTTAGAACGAGTGGGGATTGCTAACCAAACCACTATGCTTAAAGGTGAAACGGAGCAGATTGGTAAACTGTTTGAGCGTACCATGATGCAAAAGTATGGCCCGGCTGAATTAAATCAACATTTCCAAAGCTTCAATACTATTTGTGATGCTACCCAAGAACGGCAAGATGCCATGTTGGAATTAGTCAAAGACAAATTAGATTTGATGATTGTCATTGGTGGGTTTAATTCTTCCAATACTACCCAATTACAACAAATTTCTCAGGAAAGGGGATTGCCGTCATATCACATCGATAGTGTAGAGCGAATTAAATCTAGAACCTCTATTGAACATCGACAATTAACTGGGGATTTAGTCATTTCAGAAAACTGGCTACCAGAAGGAGAAATTGTTGTGGGAGTAACTTCTGGTGCTTCAACACCAGATAAAGTTGTGGAAGATATAATTGAGAAAATTTTTACATTAAAGGCAAAAGTTTCTGTTTCTTAAATGTAAGAATTCATATCATGTTATTTCATCTAGTCCACTTGAGTGGACTTTCGCTATTAGCCTAGAACTTTAGTTCTAGGCGGGATATGGTTTCAGTGTGAAAATTTTCGACTTGTGTGTACACCGTAGCCACTAATAAAAGGTAAAAGATTTTTTCTTTTACCTTTTACCTTTTAGATTTTGGCTTTCGATTTATTTACTGTGGGACTTTTCTGGCATAACCATATTAACGGCTACCTTACCATTTTTACCGTTGGTATGATGGGTATGACCGTTATTATTCCGGGGTTGAATCACGCCATAACCGCCATGATTGCGTTCATAAATGACGTTAATTTCACCAGTTTCGGCATTACGGAACATATAAAAATCATGTCCCACCAGTTGCAGCTGTTCTAAAGCCTCTGCCAAAGTCATTGGTGGCATGGAAAAGTATTTAGTACGCACTACTTCTTCTGGAAGTTCGGGAGTGCGATCGCCGATTAAATCTGCAACCACTGGTTGGGGTACAACGACTTCGTTAGTGGGTTGAGCTTGAGTTTTCTTATCTTGCCTTCTTTCTTTATATTTACGCAGTTGTCGGGAAATTTTATCTGCTACTAAATCAATACTTGCGTATAGGTTTTCGCTGCTCTCCTCGGCGCGGATCACACTACCGTTTGCATAGATAGTGACTTCAGCCGCTTGTTTAGGGTTAATTCGGGGATTGCGAGCTACGCTAAGGTGGACATCCACTTCGTTTGTGATGTTCTGAAAGTGATTAACTGCCTTTTCAATTTTTTGATGCACATATTCTCGAATCGCATCGGTAATTTCAATATTTTTGCCGTGGATGACAAGCTTCATGTAAACTCTCCCGCTCGATAGCTCAATATTTAATGTGATGTTGTCTTTGTATGAAAAGAGATTGCGGTAAGTTATATCACTGCACCAGCACCTAATGGGAACTGTTTTAATGTACTTGTAGTCTGTTTTCTCTAATTACTTGGCATCTTAATAGTATTCTCATGTATATTCTTGATATTTCTCCTGTATTTCTGCGCTGACTCTAACTGATTGCTAGACAATTAGATAGTCGCGCCATTTTCTCAATTAAGGTAGCCTCATTCATCACTGTTTTGACTACCTGACGCATCAAAACAAACTTTACATAACTGGTAGTAGTTACTTCTGGTTTGTTAAAGGAGATTTGTTTGCTGTTGTTAGAATACACAAGTTTTTAAGATGTAGACAATTCATGAGATTCATCAGCCAGTACATTTATTCCTCTTCTCTTGGCGTGATGCTTATTGTAGAGAATTCCTCCCAACACCTTTGTGTTTATATATTCAAACTAGCACTTTGTTTTTCCTACAGATGATTCCCTTGATGTTCCTTTAAAATCCTTTGCATAGCTTGACAATTGTTGACTCTCAGCCCGTAAGTTGAAATATATTTAGTTGTAAACACAGTTGATTTTTGGCATGATCCATAGTAAAGAAGCTCAGGTAAAACGCTGTTTGTTATATAACAAAGGATTGATGCCATACCAAGAAGCCCATGAGTGGCAAAAATCGCTCCTGGCTGAACGTGTTCACAATCCCCACCTAGATGATGTGTTAATCTTGCTAGAACATCCCCCTGTCTATACTTTGGGACAGGGCAGTAATTCCGAATTTCTCAAATTTGATATCGCTCAAAATCAGTTCGCGATATATAGAACTGAACGCGGCGGCGAAGTGACTTACCACTGTCCTGGACAATTAGTCGGGTATCCAATTTTAAATCTGCAACGCTATTGTAAAGATTTGCATTGGTACTTGCGACAATTAGAAGAAGTCATCATTCGCGTATTAGCAGTTTATGGGTTGTCAGGCGATCGCATCCCGTCTTTAACTGGGGTATGGTTAGAAGGACGTAAAGTTGCAGCTATTGGCATTAAAGTTAGCCGTTGGATTACCATGCACGGTTTCGCCTTAAATGTTTGTCCAGATATGACAGGCTTTGGGCGTATTGTTCCCTGCGGTATTGCAGATAAACCTGTAGGCAGTTTAGCCGAATGGATTCCGGGAATTACCTGTGCAGAAGTACGCAGTCATATTGTCCAGGCTTTTACGGAAGTATTTGGTATAGAAATTGTCGAAGAAATTATGAAATAATTGTGCTGTTTTGTGTAAATTTAGCTGTAATGATGTAATAGGTGCGATTTGCTGCTAAGTAAAAATATCTGATAAGTAAAAGCAAATCGCTGCATATTTGAGATTTCAATTGTGCAAGTTAAAATATGATTGTTTGCCAGTCTCAAGACTAACTTTTTGTATCATTTGACTCAAATTTCGCCTGTGACTTATCCTAGCCATCCACAGACTTACGCACCAGTATTTACTTCTCTGCGAGAAAGAGACTGGAAAGTTCTTATCGAACTGTTTGATAGACAAGACAGCGAAGATATTGAAGCTGACATCAACAGTAACTTGCTGTTAATGATACCGGAACCATGTTGGGAAGACGACCCCTTTGATTTCTTACGAGAATATCTTTAGGAGTTGTGAGTGCTGAGTCATGAGTGCTGAGTCTCCGACTTGTGCAGTTACATACTTGGAAAAAATCAAAGAAACACGTCATTAGTCATTAGTTTGTTTCCAATACACCCCCATAACCCTACACCCAATCCCCACTCTCTACTCCCTATTCCCGGTGTTTTGTCAAAGTAGCAGGTTGTAACCTGTACAGATTCAGCATACACTCATTACTCATCACTCATCACTCATCACTCATTACTCATTACTCATTACTCATTACTCATTACTCAGCACTCAGGAGGGTAAAAATCATATGGCTAGATTCAGTTTGAGGCATTGGCTGCGCTGGTTTCTGGTTGTATGTTTGAGTTGTGTTTTACTCTCTGGTTGTAGTGTAAATCTGAGTGCTAGTAAAACTTTGCGGGTGGCGACTGAACCAGCATTTCCGCCTTTTGAGTTTCAAGGACAAGGTGGAGAGTTACAGGGTTTTTCCATTGACTTGATGAATGCGATCGCTTCCTCTGCTAACTTTAAAGTTAACTTCCAAAGTCTGCCATTTGACGGCATCATCCCAGCCTTACAAGCCAAAACCGTAGATGCAGCCATTAGTTCCATTACTATCACCGCCGAACGCGCTAAGACTGTGGCTTTCTCCCGTCCTTATTTTAAAGCCGGATTAGCGATCGCTATTCGTCAAAATAATCCAGAAATTACAGGTTTTGATCGTCTCAACAATAAAAAAATCGCCGTCCAAATTGGTACAACTGGCGCAGAAAAAGCTAAAAGTATCCCTGGTGCAGAAATTCGCAGTTTTGATTCTGCGCCTTTAGCCTTACAAGAATTACTCAATGGCAATGTAGATGCAGTCATTAATGATGCACCAGTAACTTTATATGCCATCAATACAGGTAATCTCAAAGGCATTAAAGTTGTAGAACAATTATTAACAGAAGAATATTACGGCATTGCTACAGCCCAAAATTCACCCAATTTAGCACTTATAAATAACGGACTAGATACAGTATTAAAAAATGGCACTTATGCCCAAATTTATCAAAAATGGTTTAAAGCTACACCGCCACAATTACCAGATAAATCACCGTTTGAAAATCAAGAAAACACAAGTAACGAGGGAATATTTAACTCAATAGGCGTAATTTTTCAGGCTTTACCAACTTTATTACAAGGTGCGTTAGTTACTCTCCAACTCACAGTTATTTCCGTCGTGCTGGGTTTAATTGGAGGTTCCTTAATTGGTATTGTTCGCCTCTCCAAAATTGCTCCTGTACGCTGGCTGGCGAGAGCTTATGTTGATTTCTTTCGGGGAACGCCATTACTCGTACAAATTTTTATGATTTATTTTGGCATCCCAGCCATTCTTCAAGAACTGAACTTGACTTTTACATTTGACAGATTAGCGGCTGGGGTAATTGCCTTAAGTTTAAATTGTGCAGCTTACATTGCTGAAATTGTCCGTGCTGGAATCCAATCAATTGAACCAGGACAAGCAGAAGCAGCCAAATCATTAGGCTTAAATCCTCTATTAACCATGCGCTTGGTAATTTTTCCCCAAGCATTCCGGCGAATGTTACCACCTTTAGGTAATGAATTTATTAGTCTATTGAAAGATACTAGCTTAGTAGCGGTGATTGGGTTTGAAGAATTATTTCGCAAAGGACAATTGATTGTAGCTGCTAATTATCGCCCCTTTGAAATTTACGCAGCAGTTGCCATATTTTACTTATGTTTAACTCTGCTTTCTTCCCAAGCTTTTAGTCGCTTAGAAACTTGGATGAATCCGACTCAATCAGGCAAACTTCGGACAGCAACAGCTTATAAATTAAAGAATAACAAAGATTGATACTCTATTTTTGAAGCAAATGTGTTTATGTTAACTTAGGTGTTGATAATAAAATCCATCTAAATTTAAGTTATGAGTTACTCATTTGAGTCTAGACCCGAAAGGATTGATATATGTACAAGTTCTAGCGACAAAAAACTATTGCAGCAAGCTGCTGTTGAAAGTAATAAAAATGTGAATGAATTTTTGTTAGAACACGGTTTAATTGATGCTCAAGATACTTTAATAAATCGTAAAGTATT carries:
- a CDS encoding SGNH/GDSL hydrolase family protein, yielding MTTTAKTFPVWAFFLLATNGILMLAVILLILQQQRLTAFSGNALPPVPASQTQTVKPELGTRHQLNYQQWVDILNKEAKVVAEQRPSKLSILAGDSLSLWFPVEFLPQERNWLNQAISGETSNGLLKRLNLFDNTQPETIFIMIGINDLIRGVSDQVILDNQRQIMNYLKKAHPQAKIFVQSILPHGGKAATWEGREKLLAIPNSRIQQLNQQLKSIANQQGVKYLDLYSLFINQQGNIREELTTDGLHLNPAGYLVWRTALQIYQQELETR
- the trxB gene encoding thioredoxin-disulfide reductase, with protein sequence MNVLNSEHRQVIIIGAGSAGLTAAIYTARANLKPLVIRGSEPGGQLATTTEVENYPGFVNGILGPELMQHFEAQAARFGTEFRYGMITSVDFSRRPFRLILDDDQVLLADAVIIATGASPKYLGLENEKRLLGHGVSSCATCDAAFFQEQEVAIVGGGDTAIEDAIFLTRFCSKVYVIHRRKQLRASKILQERAFAKEKINFIWNTSVEDVLGEDEVEGLLLKNRETEETYILSVAGLFIAIGYQPNTRIFQGYLDIDNKGYISTLPGSTYTNIAGVFASGDAQDYVYRQAATAVGTGCMAAIDAERWLESQNQVAVTFSDKWGKLGTSN
- the lipB gene encoding lipoyl(octanoyl) transferase LipB, whose product is MIHSKEAQVKRCLLYNKGLMPYQEAHEWQKSLLAERVHNPHLDDVLILLEHPPVYTLGQGSNSEFLKFDIAQNQFAIYRTERGGEVTYHCPGQLVGYPILNLQRYCKDLHWYLRQLEEVIIRVLAVYGLSGDRIPSLTGVWLEGRKVAAIGIKVSRWITMHGFALNVCPDMTGFGRIVPCGIADKPVGSLAEWIPGITCAEVRSHIVQAFTEVFGIEIVEEIMK
- a CDS encoding ABC transporter permease subunit (The N-terminal region of this protein, as described by TIGR01726, is a three transmembrane segment that identifies a subfamily of ABC transporter permease subunits, which specificities that include histidine, arginine, glutamine, glutamate, L-cystine (sic), the opines (in Agrobacterium) octopine and nopaline, etc.) encodes the protein MARFSLRHWLRWFLVVCLSCVLLSGCSVNLSASKTLRVATEPAFPPFEFQGQGGELQGFSIDLMNAIASSANFKVNFQSLPFDGIIPALQAKTVDAAISSITITAERAKTVAFSRPYFKAGLAIAIRQNNPEITGFDRLNNKKIAVQIGTTGAEKAKSIPGAEIRSFDSAPLALQELLNGNVDAVINDAPVTLYAINTGNLKGIKVVEQLLTEEYYGIATAQNSPNLALINNGLDTVLKNGTYAQIYQKWFKATPPQLPDKSPFENQENTSNEGIFNSIGVIFQALPTLLQGALVTLQLTVISVVLGLIGGSLIGIVRLSKIAPVRWLARAYVDFFRGTPLLVQIFMIYFGIPAILQELNLTFTFDRLAAGVIALSLNCAAYIAEIVRAGIQSIEPGQAEAAKSLGLNPLLTMRLVIFPQAFRRMLPPLGNEFISLLKDTSLVAVIGFEELFRKGQLIVAANYRPFEIYAAVAIFYLCLTLLSSQAFSRLETWMNPTQSGKLRTATAYKLKNNKD
- a CDS encoding 4-hydroxy-3-methylbut-2-enyl diphosphate reductase — encoded protein: MDTKAFKRSLQHSENYNRKGFGHQAEVATQLQSEYQSNLIQEIRDRNYTLQRGDVTIRLAQAFGFCWGVERAVAMAYETRKHFPTERIWITNEIIHNPSVNHRMQEMQVGFIPVDGGKKDFSVVGNKDVVILPAFGASVQEMQILNDKGCQIVDTTCPWVSKVWNTVEKHKKGEYTSIIHGKYKHEETIATSSFAGKYLIVLNLKEAQYVADYILHGGDREEFLQKFAKACSAGFDPDQDLERVGIANQTTMLKGETEQIGKLFERTMMQKYGPAELNQHFQSFNTICDATQERQDAMLELVKDKLDLMIVIGGFNSSNTTQLQQISQERGLPSYHIDSVERIKSRTSIEHRQLTGDLVISENWLPEGEIVVGVTSGASTPDKVVEDIIEKIFTLKAKVSVS
- the hpf gene encoding ribosome hibernation-promoting factor, HPF/YfiA family is translated as MKLVIHGKNIEITDAIREYVHQKIEKAVNHFQNITNEVDVHLSVARNPRINPKQAAEVTIYANGSVIRAEESSENLYASIDLVADKISRQLRKYKERRQDKKTQAQPTNEVVVPQPVVADLIGDRTPELPEEVVRTKYFSMPPMTLAEALEQLQLVGHDFYMFRNAETGEINVIYERNHGGYGVIQPRNNNGHTHHTNGKNGKVAVNMVMPEKSHSK
- a CDS encoding type II toxin-antitoxin system TacA family antitoxin, coding for MSYSFESRPERIDICTSSSDKKLLQQAAVESNKNVNEFLLEHGLIDAQDTLINRKVFALDDEQWQSFQNVLDSPTTDKPALRRLLTERSVFE